A window of Ananas comosus cultivar F153 linkage group 4, ASM154086v1, whole genome shotgun sequence contains these coding sequences:
- the LOC109708865 gene encoding calvin cycle protein CP12-1, chloroplastic-like, with protein sequence MASTLANASLSTARAASERRNPETTHLPPARLVLFPRGAAPWPGRRSALALVARSAPSTPPDIAAKVSESIKKAEEACAGENTEGECAAAWDEVEELSAAASHARDKLKENDPLENYCKDNPETDECRTYED encoded by the coding sequence ATGGCGTCCACCCTCGCCAACGCGAGCCTCTCCACCGCGCGCGCCGCGTCGGAGCGCCGAAACCCTGAGACGACCCACCTCCCCCCAGCGAGGCTCGTCCTATTCCCGCGCGGCGCGGCGCCGTGGCCGGGGCGCCGCTCCGCGCTGGCGCTGGTGGCCCGGAGCGCGCCGTCGACGCCGCCGGATATCGCGGCGAAGGTGTCGGAGAGCATAAAGAAGGCGGAGGAGGCGTGCGCGGGGGAGAACACGGAGGGCGAGTGCGCGGCGGCGTGGGACGAGGTGGAGGAGCTCAGCGCCGCGGCGAGCCACGCGCGCGACAAGCTCAAGGAGAACGACCCCCTCGAGAACTATTGCAAGGACAACCCCGAGACCGACGAGTGCCGCACCTACGAGGACTGA
- the LOC109708863 gene encoding bZIP transcription factor 53-like encodes MSSIPAACRSSSPEGCPQITDEKKRKRMISNRESARRSRLRKQQHLDELINQEVKLRNDNKQIEAQLNILTQQYLNLDKDNIVLRAQVTELNERLKSMNSLLQIVEDVVGVPMETIPEIPDPLLKPWQPLFPAQPIMANAEFLQF; translated from the coding sequence ATGTCGTCCATACCGGCCGCTTGCCGCTCTTCGAGCCCTGAAGGATGTCCCCAAATCACCGACGAGAAGAAGCGCAAGCGGATGATCTCCAACAGGGAATCCGCGCGCAGGTCCCGCTTGCGGAAGCAGCAGCACTTGGATGAGCTGATAAACCAAGAAGTCAAGCTCAGGAATGACAACAAACAGATCGAGGCCCAGCTCAATATTTTGACTCAGCAGTACCTTAACTTGGATAAGGACAACATCGTATTAAGGGCTCAAGTCACTGAACTGAATGAGAGGCTCAAGTCGATGAACTCGCTGCTTCAGATCGTTGAGGATGTCGTCGGAGTGCCCATGGAGACTATCCCTGAAATTCCGGACCCGCTCTTGAAGCCGTGGCAGCCGCTTTTCCCTGCGCAGCCCATCATGGCCAATGCTGAGTTTCTCCAGTTCTGA
- the LOC109709407 gene encoding uncharacterized protein LOC109709407, whose translation MALIAHQTPVSQPSNSLRYKAAANGVIRRSFVAFQFVCGKDDEFMPLKHRFVSRDEPIVSLKRKVFKVSSFKSNAQNDEHETKKSGLKFSKSQVQLSSSPDEREDLISKSHDSQKHPLSYPTQGEGDTKMGSIAIQKLFKKWLIMLRTQTSSITINGNVDEKPVQSTTTSETQHVKMSTQAGRMLKAALVYFAGLDAAITIPLLVFIPWYLTVKLMYGAEVTSELRPLWVIGPVITAVYIKIIQGLCSLYFYLFMQAIHLIKNLPTYSLAVYNFIAKGEFKKYVVRFWEPVECIKKLDYKALLKQKFEELKEWAVEKYLDYVESIWPYYCRTIRFLKKAHLI comes from the exons ATGGCGCTGATTGCACACCAGACACCG GTTTCACAGCCATCCAATTCCTTAAGGTATAAAGCAGCTGCCAATGGAGTGATCCGTCGATCGTTTGTAGCTTTTCAATTTGTCTGTGGAAAAGATGATGAGTTTATGCCATTGAAGCATCGTTTTGTTTCCAG AGACGAACCTATTGTCTCATTAAAGAGGAAAGTGTTCAAAGTCTCATCTTTTAAGAGCAATGCCCAGAACGACGAACATGAGACCAAAAAAAGTGGCTTGAAATTTAGCAAATCACAAGTTCAGCTCTCCTCCTCACCTGACGAGAGAGAAGATCTTATATCAAAATCTCATGATTCACAAAAGCATCCACTTTCTTATCCAACACAAGGGGAAGGTGACACCAAGATGGGATCTATCGCCATACAGAAGTTATTTAAGAAATGGCTGATCATGTTGCGCACCCAGACTTCGAGCATTACTATAAATGGGAACGTCGATGAAAAACCAGTTCAAAGTACAACAACCTCTGAAACGCAACATGTGAAGATGAGTACTCAAGCTGGGAGAATGCTGAAGGCTGCATTGGTGTACTTTGCTGGTCTTGATGCAGCTATAACTATTCCATTATTAGTATT CATCCCTTGGTACTTGACGGTGAAACTGATGTATGGAGCCGAAGTTACTTCCGAGCTGAGGCCATTATGGGTAATCGGGCCAGTGATAACAGCTGTCTATATAAAGATCATTCAAGGGCTCTGCTCTCTCTACTTCTACTTATTCATGCAGGCAATTCATCTCATAAAGAACCTCCCAACTTACTCTCTCGCAGTCTATAATTTCATAGCCAAGGGGGAGTTCAAAAAGTACGTTGTACGGTTCTGGGAGCCTGTAGAATGCATCAAGAAGTTAGATTATAAAGCTCTTCTTAAGCAAAAATTTGAAGAGCTCAAAGAGTGGGCAGTTGAGAAGTATTTGGACTATGTTGAATCGATATGGCCGTACTATTGCAGAACTATTAGGTTCTTAAAGAAAGCacatctaatttaa
- the LOC109708936 gene encoding pentatricopeptide repeat-containing protein At3g62470, mitochondrial-like, giving the protein MTLLLRRSRPLLHLHPLPSSASAAAVASPHGPFASFPLDPSLPDPIPRPREAGSGGGGGGGGGERAMRVHGGRPLPLPRPSHHPSYSRLHRPRHQAPPLLPRPLPRLPRSPPLQGQMPLLNPKSLLSTSACPSESDTDSAEEHDESKQPWPPASESHAKEVERVCKVIDELFASDRNMEAVLDECGVDLTHSLVIDVIERFKHAHKPTFRFFRWAGTRPGFSHDASTYNKMLSVLGKTRQFETMVAFLEEMGKEKLLSMEAFRISIKAFAAAREMKKSLGIFQLMKRYNFEAGLDTFNCLIEALAKAKLGKEAQALFEKMKDQYPPDLRTYTVLLLGWCKLKNLVEAGRVWNLMLEDGFKPDVVAHNTMIDGLIGGQRRSEAIKLFELMKAKGPIPNVWTYTILIRDLCKGEKMDLAVKCFEEMLEAGCSPDAATYTCLIVGFGNARQMDKVSGLLREMTEKGCPPDSRTYNALIKLMTNRNMPDDAARIYKKMIKNGFEPTIHTYNMMMKSYFHGKNYEMGCAIWEEMAQKGICPDVNSYTVYIGGHIRHGRPEEAYKYIEEMVTKGMKAPPQIDYNKFAADFSRAGKPDVLYELAQKMNFSGKFQVSNVFHGWAERMKKRVKKRVPNQTGSRLF; this is encoded by the coding sequence ATGACCCTCCTCCTTAGACGATCTCGCCCCCTTCTCCACCTCCACCCCCTCCCCAGCTCCGCCTCCGCTGCCGCAGTAGCGTCTCCCCATGGCCCCTTCGCCTCCTTCCCGCTCGATCCGAGCCTTCCAGATCCAATCCCACGGCCGCGAGAAGCGGGatctggaggaggaggaggaggaggaggaggagaaagggcGATGCGCGTCCATGGTGGTCGTCCTCTGCCCCTGCCTCGTCCTTCTCATCATCCTTCTTATAGTCGCCTCCATCGTCCTCGCCATCAAGCTCCGCCTCTTCTGCCACGGCCCCTTCCGCGCCTCCCTCGCTCACCTCCTCTACAAGGACAAATGCCgctcctaaaccctaaatccctcCTCTCCACCTCCGCCTGCCCCTCAGAATCCGACACCGATTCCGCCGAGGAGCACGACGAATCGAAGCAACCGTGGCCGCCGGCTTCGGAATCCCACGCGAAGGAGGTGGAGAGGGTCTGCAAGGTGATCGACGAACTCTTCGCCTCGGATCGCAACATGGAGGCGGTGCTCGACGAGTGCGGCGTCGATCTCACTCACTCACTCGTGATCGATGTCATAGAACGGTTCAAGCACGCCCACAAGCCGACTTTCCGGTTCTTCCGGTGGGCCGGGACCAGGCCGGGGTTCTCGCACGATGCGAGCACGTACAACAAGATGCTGAGCGTTCTTGGGAAGACGCGGCAGTTCGAAACCATGGTTGCGTTCCTCGAGGAGATGGGAAAGGAGAAATTATTATCAATGGAAGCCTTCAGAATCTCAATCAAGGCATTTGCAGCTGCTCGAGAGATGAAGAAGTCCCTGGGAATCTTTCAACTAATGAAAAGATATAATTTTGAAGCAGGATTGGACACTTTCAATTGCTTGATCGAAGCTCTGGCGAAGGCCAAGCTCGGGAAAGAAGCTCAGGCTTTGTTTGAGAAGATGAAGGATCAGTACCCACCGGATCTCCGTACATATACTGTTCTCCTTCTGGGGTGGTGCAAGCTCAAAAACTTAGTTGAAGCCGGTAGGGTATGGAATCTAATGCTGGAGGATGGTTTTAAGCCTGATGTGGTCGCCCACAATACGATGATCGACGGGCTGATCGGTGGGCAGAGGAGATCCGAGGCCATTAAACTTTTTGAGCTAATGAAGGCGAAAGGCCCAATCCCTAATGTGTGGACCTATACTATTTTAATCCGCGACTTGTGCAAAGGTGAGAAGATGGATTTGGCTGTTAAGTGCTTTGAGGAAATGCTAGAAGCTGGGTGCTCGCCAGATGCTGCCACCTACACTTGCTTGATTGTAGGGTTTGGAAATGCTCGGCAGATGGATAAGGTTTCAGGATTACTGAGGGAGATGACCGAGAAGGGGTGCCCGCCTGATAGCCGGACTTATAATGCTCTGATCAAGCTTATGACCAATCGGAACATGCCGGATGATGCTGCGAGGATTTATAAGAAGATGATCAAGAATGGTTTTGAGCCCACGATCCACACTTACAATATGATGATGAAGTCTTACTTTCACGGAAAGAATTATGAGATGGGATGTGCTATTTGGGAAGAGATGGCTCAGAAAGGAATTTGTCCTGATGTTAATTCCTATACAGTGTATATCGGCGGGCATATAAGGCATGGAAGGCCTGAAGAAGCGTATAAGTATATTGAGGAGATGGTGACCAAAGGGATGAAAGCTCCTCCGCAAATTGACTATAACAAATTTGCAGCAGATTTCTCGAGAGCAGGGAAGCCGGATGTGTTGTATGAGTTGGCCCAGAAGATGAACTTTTCAGGGAAATTTCAGGTTTCGAATGTATTCCATGGTTGGGCTGAGAGGATGAAGAAGAGGGTTAAGAAAAGAGTTCCTAATCAGACTGGGAGCCGTCTTTTCTGA
- the LOC109708937 gene encoding uncharacterized protein LOC109708937 — MGFGDREELRLLVNDDGLDLSSSSSSSYICQCRICHEEEEESSTTMETPCACSGTLKFAHRGCIQRWCDEKGSTLCEICLQNFEPDYAVPPKKTQVADMVVTIRGSLEIPRLNYEPQGTGSDGVADGVATSYYAECASAAERSASCCRSVAVAFTILLLVRHLIAVLAVGADHYAFNIVTVLVLRASGILLPSYFIMRLISVVHQGRLQYQLEQLQRRNNSSAHWTEDDEELQQHTIQIHS; from the exons atgggattTGGAGATAGAGAAGAGTTAAGATTGCTTGTGAATGATGATGGGTTGGatttatcatcatcatcatcatcatcatacaTATGTCAATGTAGAATATGCcatgaagaggaggaagagagctCCACAACCATGGAGACCCCATGCGCATGCTCTGGAACTctaaag TTTGCTCATAGAGGATGCATACAGAGGTGGTGTGATGAGAAGGGGAGCACACTCTGTGAGATTTGTCTCCAG AATTTTGAGCCAGATTATGCTGTTCCTCCCAAGAAGACACAGGTGGCTGATATGGTTGTGACCATCAG AGGAAGCTTGGAGATTCCCAGGCTCAACTATGAACCTCAAGGCACAGGATCCGACGGTGTCGCGGACGGTGTAGCCACCTCTTATTATGCCGAGTGTGCTTCTGCAGCTGAGAGAAGTGCTTCTTGTTGTCGATCGGTTGCGGTCGCG TTCACAATCCTGTTACTGGTGAGACATCTCATTGCAGTGCTAGCTGTTGGAGCAGATCACTACGCATTCAACATCGTCACC GTGCTCGTACTCAGGGCTAGTGGAATCTTGTTGCCATCCTATTTCATCATGCGGTTGATCTCTGTCGTTCATCAGGGGCGGTTGCAGTATCAGCTGGAGCAGCTCCAG AGAAGAAATAACTCATCGGCTCATTGGACAGAAGATGACGAGGAGCTGCAACAGCATACAATTCAAATACATTCATGA